A genome region from Babesia bigemina genome assembly Bbig001, chromosome : I includes the following:
- a CDS encoding ADA2-like protein, putative, giving the protein MDAPAKRGFPLAGKGRTAETQPKDLPRTTLKALGPYVQCNICGRLCSRRGHIKCAECKSFNSCVKCFSQGLEKPPEEAHNSSFVQLPENEDAKEHKNYHKYTPVGPNDFALFTKDWSAEQEILLIDGIAKYGLGNWQEISEMVSMTSVGYKSWEECQQHYYNIYLNSPTAPLPDMTSIIHGPNGEPVLVPPSTVVPPKEEPPSGRDAPEKNENPAAVTQTKPANKPQVVGYWPLRGDFDIEYDNDAELILADMEFRPEDTPEQIELKLKVIEIYNSKLDERIYRKKIIISRGLLDAKAMQQKERRCTGEEKELYNILRPFLRFQTVEEHDHTVRLLVRERKLRTRLFQLMIWKALGLEKIEDIAVRDQCNENHLEQKYEERMNRIDTYKDQMRQDDPCRRIERRLRNPQVDHELNNLNVNKIKISDFLEEKEVQFCEALQLPPVAYFLAKRVLLHEVACNPSYTIDDMCGELKIDGTKHGRIFDLLLTLAPRGLSDLPNQVADLSKATLDGNGYLSNSGVASQMSIFSTGQNFQRQAPNKISNYFLQREAACERTRKQHRPNSPMG; this is encoded by the exons ATGGACGCGCCGGCAAAGCGAGGCTTCCCCCTTGCGGGAAAGGGCCGAACGGCCGAAACGCAACCGAAAGACTTGCCTAGAACGACGTTAAAGGCCTTGGGACCGTATGTTCAGTGCAACATTTGCGGGCGGCTTTGCTCCAGACGGGGACACATCAAGTGTGCCGAATGCAAATCGTTCAACTCTTGCGTGAAATGTTTTAGCCAAGGGCTTGAGAAGCCGCCTGAGGAAGCTCACAACAGTTCCTTCGTTCAACTCCCGGAGAATGAGGATGCCAAGGAGCACAAAAACTACCACAAATATACCCCAGTAGGACCGAATGACTTCGCACTCTTCACCAAAG ACTGGAGTGCGGAGCAGGAGATTTTGCTAATTGACGGCATTGCGAAATATGGCCTTGGCAACTGGCAG GAAATCAGCGAGATGGTCTCGATGACCTCGGTTGGATACAAATCGTGGGAGGAGTGCCAGCAGCACTACTACAACATATACCTGAACTCGCCGACAGCGCCACTGCCG GATATGACAAGCATAATACACGGTCCGAACGGGGAGCCGGTCCTAGTGCCTCCCAGCACGGTGGTGCCACCCAAAGAGGAGCCACCAAGTGGTAGGGATGCGCCCGAAAAAAACGAAAACCCCGCTGCAGTGACACAAACCAAACCCGCGAACAAGCCGCAAGTAGTCGGATACTGGCCACTTAGGGGCGATTTCGACATCGAATACGACAACGACGCGGAACTCATCCTGGCCGACATGGAATTCAGACCGGAGGACACACCTGAGCAAATCGAGCTCAAACTCAAGGTCATAGAGATATACAATTCCAAGCTGGATGAGCGCATCTATCGCAAAAAAATCATCATATCAAG GGGCCTACTGGACGCCAAGGCTATGCAGCAAAAGGAGCGCCGCTGCACTGGAGAGGAAAAAGAACTGTACAACATATTGCGCCCATTCCTCAGATTCCAAACGGTGGAAGAACATGACCACACAGTGCGTCTGCTTGTGAGGGAAAGAAAGCTGCGCACCCGTCTATTCCAACTCATGATTTGGAAGGCGCTGGGTCTGGAGAAAATCGAAGACATCGCCGTACGTGACCAATGCAATGAAAATCATCTTGAGCAGAAATACGAGGAACGGATGAACAGGATAGACACGTACAAGGATCAGATGAGGCAGGATGACCCCTGCCGGAGAATAGAGCGCAGGCTGAGGAACCCGCAGGTGGACCACGAACTGAACAACCTCAACGTGAACAAGATCAAAATATCGGATTTCTTGGAGGAGAAGGAGGTGCAGTTCTGCGAGGCCCTGCAACTACCGCCTGTGGCCTACTTCCTTGCAAAGCGCGTGCTGCTCCATGAAGTTGCCTGCAACCCGTCATACACCATTGACGACATGTGCGGCGAGCTTAAAATCGATGGGACAAAACACGGTCGCATATTCGATTTGCTGCTCACGCTCGCGCCGCGAGGGCTGTCAGACTTGCCTAACCAAGTCGCGGACCTGTCCAAGGCGACCCTGGATGGCAACGGCTACCTGAGCAACAGCGGCGTGGCATCGCAGATGTCGATATTCTCGACGGGTCAGAATTTCCAGAGGCAGGCGCCCAACAAAATCAGCAACTACTTCCTACAGAGGGAGGCGGCCTGCGAGAGGACGCGCAAACAGCATAGACCAAATTCGCCGATGGGGTGA
- a CDS encoding U3 SMALL NUCLEOLAR RNA-ASSOCIATED PROTEIN, putative — protein sequence MARSRLRAKFQGRPTRKSKHIEDEEISEDEAFNEEEEAKYGRFFQSKRGKPSEDKGELWESLFENVEDTHVDDSAVGSAATAKSESAQTEVAPRPTADSEYAFTRLEEDADLFTEDVSKEDVGGFDWIADAADGDSKYSSLIQKFREIRDDLPDVFREESRAKASRDERKELYSSTKKTASKRWEPVLQHIKRQKHTSYGGSESRTDATCGSMLQLDAETELEKELDAHTNQAYERALHARELRKNKRVNRIKSKNWHKRQKKRDLELYAKLIEKSDDPELTKELLESFEQKRSKHRVLRKRMAQEKWAKLAMRFGDRSVLKQISSAQQQLKDDLTLIKDTIDGVADREGSDSDDESEGSESSSDVESTSGDPDDEVLAKLKVIANPKAEGLPQKGLFALKFMKDVLQSKMEAQDDDDGSGSHQAVALRDKEEDDYDNESIESDSDREEEVGQTARESDAVKPSPKVSDEELKKAMQHIHMALGGGDESGDEETGFWGAVSSATTSAPAEDKEPVRQDARNEPKSSRAEKVEVGVKRESASSGAVESQAPVEPKVDHAKPKIVPAAAGFLSEDTGLDNFIKNLGPAKKRESTIQMAQRLFVTRGDDEAQLSEEESETEEAASDQLKGWGSWTGFGITEPKASKPAPAKPDKKGRRVVKVSNKKSAKLGKYLLHRVPHPHKNKHDYNAKMATTVGPEWNTSKMHAELIQPKTTIAVGSVVKPISAEGAKEYVKRMGKVLQRNRTRARL from the exons ATGGCGCGGTCCCGTTTGAGGGCCAAGTTCCAGGGGAGGCCGACCCGAAAGTCAAAGCACATCGAGGACGAGGAGATATCGGAGGATGAGGCGTTCAACGAGGAAGAGGAGGCCAAGTATGGGCGTTTCTTCCAGTCGAAGCGTGGGAAGCCTTCCGAGGACAAGGGAGAGCTTTGGGAAAGCCTATTCGAGAATGTAGAGGATACACATGTCGATGATTCGGCGGTTGGTTCGGCTGCTACGGCGAAATCGGAGTCGGCGCAAACCGAAGTTGCACCACGTCCGACCGCGGATTCCGAATATGCCTTCACCCGGCTGGAGGAGGACGCTGACCTGTTCACGGAGGATGTGTCTAAGGAGGACGTTGGAGGGTTTGACTGGATTGCAGATGCCGCTGACGGAGACAGCAAATACTCGTCGCTGATACAGAAGTTCCGCGAGATTCGCGATGATCTGCCCGATGTCTTCCGTGAGGAGTCTCGGGCAAAGGCGAGCAGGGATGAGCGCAAAGAGCTCTACTCCTCGACGAAGAAGACAGCCAGCAAGCGGTGGGAGCCGGTGCTGCAGCACATCAAGCGGCAGAAGCATACGTCCTACGGGGGCTCGGAGAGCCGCACCGATGCCACTTGCGGTTCCATGTTGCAGCTGGATGCAGAAACGGAGCTCGAAAAGGAATTGGATGCACATACCAACCAGGCATACGAGCGTGCTCTGCATGCTCGCGAGCTGAGGAAGAACAAACGTGTGAATCGCATCAAGAGTAAGAACTGGCACAAGCGCCAGAAGAAGCGTGATTTGGAGTTGTACGCCAAACTCATCGAAAAGTCGGACGATCCCGAGCTGACGAAGGAACTGCTCGAGTCATTTGAGCAGAAGCGTTCTAAGCACCGTGTTTTGCGCAAGCGCATGGCCCAGGAGAAATGGGCCAAGCTGGCCATGCGTTTCGGCGACCGCAGCGTCTTGAAGCAGATTTCTAGCGCCCAACAGCAGCTCAAGGATGACCTTACTTTGATTAAGGACACCATAGATGGTGTCGCGGATAGAGAGGGGTCAGATTCGGACGATGAATCCGAAGGATCAGAGTCCTCGTCTGACGTGGAGTCGACCTCCGGCGACCCCGACGACGAGGTGCTGGCGAAGCTGAAGGTTATCGCAAACCCCAAGGCGGAGGGGCTCCCTCAGAAGGGGTTATTCGCGCTTAAATTTATGAAGGACGTGCTACAGAGTAAGATGGAAGCACAGGATGATGACGATGGTTCGGGTTCACATCAAGCTGTCGCCCTACGGGACAAGGAGGAAGATGACTATGACAACGAGTCTATAGAGTCGGATTCCGACCGTGAGGAAGAAGTCGGCCAGACTGCACGTGAGTCGGACGCTGTGAAGCCTTCTCCAAAAGTTAG CGACGAGGAGCTAAAGAAGGCTATGCAGCATATTCATATGGCACTAGGCGGTGGCGACGAGTCCGGGGACGAGGAAACTGGATTTTGGGGAGCAGTTTCGAGCGCCACTACATCTGCCCCAGCCGAGGACAAGGAACCTGTGCGCCAGGATGCGCGTAATGAGCCCAAGAGCAGCCGGGCCGAGAAGGTTGAAGTCGGTGTTAAACGGGAATCGGCTTCTTCTGGTGCGGTAGAATCGCAGGCGCCTGTTGAACCGAAGGTCGATCATGCTAAACCTAAGATAGTACCCGCCGCAGCAGGGTTCTTGTCTGAGGACACCGGCCtcgacaacttcatcaaAAACTTGGGACCTGCTAAGAAGCGTGAATCAACTATACAGATGGCACAACGCCTATTTGTGACCCGAGGCGATGATGAGGCCCAACTGTCTGAAGAGGAGTCGGAGACTGAGGAGGCCGCATCCGACCAGCTGAAGGGCTGGGGCAGCTGGACCGGATTTGGCATCACGGAGCCAAAGGCTAGCAAACCAGCTCCAGCTAAGCCAGATAAAAAGGGGCGGCGGGTTGTCAAGGTGTCCAACAAGAAGAGCGCGAAGCTGGGCAAATATCTCCTCCACAGG GTCCCGCATCcgcacaagaacaaacacGACTACAATGCCAAGATGGCAACCACAGTCGGTCCGGAATGGAACACCAGCAAGATGCACGCTGAGTTGATACAGCCGAAG ACGACTATCGCGGTCGGCTCCGTGGTGAAGCCGATATCTGCCGAGGGCGCAAAGGAGTATGTGAAGCGCATGGGCAAGGTTCTGCAGCGGAACCGTACCCGAGCCAGGCTATAG